One region of Marivirga arenosa genomic DNA includes:
- a CDS encoding four helix bundle protein, whose product MSFKFEKLRIWQMSMDFAEEIYKISEAFPKTENYNLTSQIRRAVDSIALNIAEGSILQSLPENKKFLGYSIRSLAEVVTCLYKAEKRQYIDIKCFKNNYDQAYLLMNMMISYRSKIK is encoded by the coding sequence ATGAGTTTTAAATTTGAAAAGCTTAGAATCTGGCAAATGTCAATGGATTTTGCTGAGGAAATTTATAAAATTTCTGAAGCGTTCCCTAAAACTGAAAATTATAATTTAACATCGCAAATCAGAAGAGCCGTTGATTCAATTGCGTTAAATATTGCAGAAGGTTCAATACTTCAATCTTTACCTGAAAACAAAAAATTTTTAGGATACTCAATCAGGTCATTAGCAGAGGTTGTGACTTGCCTATATAAAGCAGAAAAAAGACAATACATTGACATTAAATGCTTTAAAAATAACTATGATCAAGCTTACCTTTTAATGAATATGATGATAAGTTATCGTTCAAAAATCAAATAA
- a CDS encoding PA-phosphatase produces MSDEIAWRFISMVFMTTFLIPLMGILLLKFTRNISNLNMEDKKERIFPFLFNAIFYGATTYLFWEKFRFPNLVTAILLSITISIVILTIITVWWKISAHAIAISGATGIYLALLLQSEPSNFYYAVAACFLLCGLVGSARLQLAAHDSKQVWYGLLIGFFVNFLTILILN; encoded by the coding sequence ATGTCTGATGAAATTGCCTGGAGGTTTATTTCTATGGTTTTCATGACTACTTTCTTAATTCCCTTAATGGGTATATTGTTACTGAAATTTACTCGAAATATTAGCAATTTGAATATGGAAGATAAGAAAGAACGTATCTTTCCATTTCTTTTTAATGCTATATTCTATGGTGCTACCACCTATCTGTTTTGGGAGAAATTTCGATTTCCCAATTTAGTGACCGCTATTCTTTTATCTATAACGATTAGCATTGTCATTCTGACCATTATTACGGTTTGGTGGAAAATTAGTGCTCACGCAATTGCAATATCAGGGGCAACTGGGATTTATTTGGCTTTATTATTACAATCTGAACCTTCTAATTTTTATTATGCTGTTGCAGCTTGCTTTTTGTTGTGCGGTTTGGTTGGAAGTGCGCGATTACAATTGGCAGCTCATGATTCTAAACAAGTCTGGTATGGTCTCCTGATTGGCTTTTTTGTAAATTTTCTCACAATTTTGATTCTAAATTAA
- the rpoN gene encoding RNA polymerase factor sigma-54, whose product MQKLVLTQSLGQRLSPQQIQFIKLLQVPTAELDTRIEEELEINPALEEGKEEPEEDNFEEDYEEDTNDDFDIEDYLHDDEAGYKMQGDGNNQEEEKEMPIAMGTTLNDQLMTQLGFLGLDEHQYKIGKQLIGSIESDGYIRRDISAIVNDLAFSQNVNTDEDEVESVLAKIQEFDPAGIACRNLQECLLLQLERKIDQSETVQLAHQIIDECFEEFSKKHYEKIVKKLNIEDEELFKEAIDTIKRLNPKPGGSGSSAVRTQYLMPDFILTNQNGELVITLNSRNAPDLRVSPSYSEMLKAYDKGDKKDKKLKETVGFVKQKLDAAKWFIDAIKQRQFTLLNTMQAILEYQYEFFKEGDESKLRPMILKDIAEKIDMDISTVSRVANSKSVQTEFGIYPLKFFFSEGIATESGEDVSSREVKNTLKEFIDKEDKSKPLSDDKLEKLLKGKGYKIARRTVAKYREQLNIPVARLRKEL is encoded by the coding sequence ATGCAAAAATTAGTACTCACACAATCTTTAGGACAACGTTTGTCTCCTCAGCAAATTCAGTTTATAAAACTGTTGCAAGTGCCTACTGCTGAGTTGGATACGAGAATAGAAGAAGAATTAGAAATAAATCCAGCCTTAGAAGAAGGAAAAGAAGAGCCAGAAGAGGATAATTTTGAAGAAGATTATGAGGAGGATACTAATGATGATTTTGACATAGAAGATTATCTTCATGATGACGAAGCGGGATACAAAATGCAGGGTGATGGCAATAATCAGGAAGAGGAAAAGGAAATGCCCATTGCAATGGGTACTACTCTAAATGATCAATTGATGACCCAATTGGGCTTTTTAGGGCTTGATGAACACCAATATAAAATTGGGAAGCAGCTAATCGGCAGCATAGAAAGTGATGGTTATATCCGTAGAGATATTAGTGCGATCGTTAATGATTTAGCATTTTCACAAAATGTAAATACTGATGAAGATGAAGTTGAAAGTGTATTAGCCAAAATTCAAGAATTTGATCCTGCAGGGATTGCTTGTAGAAATTTACAGGAATGCTTACTTCTGCAGTTAGAAAGAAAAATTGACCAATCTGAAACCGTTCAGTTAGCCCATCAAATCATAGATGAATGTTTTGAAGAATTCTCAAAGAAGCATTATGAAAAAATAGTGAAAAAGCTAAATATTGAGGATGAGGAACTTTTCAAAGAGGCTATTGATACCATTAAAAGATTAAATCCAAAACCTGGTGGATCAGGATCAAGTGCCGTAAGAACACAGTATTTAATGCCTGATTTTATATTGACCAATCAAAATGGTGAATTAGTTATTACATTAAATTCTAGAAATGCACCTGATTTACGGGTGAGCCCTTCATATTCTGAAATGCTTAAAGCTTATGATAAAGGAGATAAAAAGGATAAAAAACTGAAGGAAACTGTTGGTTTCGTAAAGCAAAAATTAGATGCAGCTAAATGGTTTATTGATGCCATTAAACAACGTCAATTCACTTTGTTGAATACTATGCAGGCCATATTAGAATATCAATATGAATTCTTTAAAGAAGGTGATGAAAGTAAACTTCGCCCTATGATTTTGAAGGATATTGCTGAAAAAATTGATATGGATATTTCCACTGTTTCTAGAGTAGCTAATAGTAAATCGGTGCAGACTGAATTTGGTATATATCCATTAAAATTCTTCTTCTCTGAAGGTATAGCTACAGAATCTGGTGAGGATGTTAGTTCAAGAGAAGTGAAAAATACATTGAAAGAATTTATAGATAAAGAGGATAAAAGTAAGCCACTTTCTGATGATAAATTAGAAAAACTATTAAAAGGTAAAGGTTATAAAATTGCCAGAAGAACCGTAGCTAAATATAGAGAACAGTTAAATATTCCAGTAGCACGTTTAAGAAAAGAATTATAG
- the asnS gene encoding asparagine--tRNA ligase: MTVPARIKIKELLASEATEQQANVKGWVRTKRGGKPVFFIALNDGSTINNIQIVADPEVISEDIIKDITTGAALNVVGKVVASQGAGQSVEILAETIEVLGKADPEKYPLQPKKHSMEFMREKAHLRMRSSTFSAIFRIRHSLAFAIHEFFHKKGFYNLHTPIITANDAEGAGETFHVTNFDLDKIPMTDDGKVDYKQDFFGKETNLTVSGQLEGELSAMALGEIYTFGPTFRAENSNTTRHLAEFWMVEPEMAFYDLKDNMALAEEMLKYVVKYALDNCKDDLAFLAKRAEDEDKQKPQNERQEMGLIERLEFILNNDFEKVSYTDAIEILRNSKPNKKKKFNYIIEGWGADLQSEHERFLVEKHFKKPVILFDYPKDIKAFYMRQNDDDKTVGAMDILFPGIGEIVGGSQREERLDKLTQRMKEMNIPEEELWWYLDTRKFGTAPHSGFGLGFERLMLFVTGMGNIRDVIPFPRTPDNAEF, encoded by the coding sequence ATGACTGTTCCGGCAAGAATTAAAATCAAAGAACTATTAGCTAGTGAAGCTACTGAGCAACAAGCAAATGTGAAAGGATGGGTAAGAACAAAAAGAGGTGGAAAGCCTGTTTTTTTTATTGCGCTAAATGATGGTTCTACTATCAATAATATTCAGATTGTTGCCGACCCAGAGGTTATCTCTGAAGATATCATTAAAGATATTACGACAGGAGCCGCTTTAAATGTAGTAGGAAAAGTAGTAGCTTCTCAAGGAGCTGGCCAGTCAGTTGAAATACTTGCTGAGACTATTGAAGTATTAGGCAAGGCTGATCCTGAAAAGTATCCACTACAGCCTAAAAAGCATTCAATGGAGTTTATGAGAGAAAAGGCTCATTTAAGAATGCGTAGTAGCACCTTTAGCGCTATTTTTAGAATTCGTCATTCTTTAGCTTTTGCGATACATGAGTTTTTCCATAAAAAAGGATTCTATAATCTTCATACTCCAATCATAACAGCAAATGATGCTGAAGGTGCGGGTGAAACATTTCACGTAACCAATTTTGATTTGGACAAAATCCCTATGACTGATGATGGGAAAGTTGATTACAAACAAGATTTCTTCGGTAAGGAAACCAATCTAACTGTTTCAGGACAGCTAGAAGGTGAATTGAGTGCAATGGCATTAGGCGAAATTTATACTTTTGGTCCAACGTTTAGAGCTGAAAACTCTAATACCACCCGTCACTTAGCTGAGTTTTGGATGGTAGAGCCTGAAATGGCCTTCTATGACTTAAAAGACAATATGGCTTTAGCCGAAGAAATGTTAAAGTATGTGGTGAAATATGCTTTAGATAATTGTAAAGATGATTTAGCTTTCCTTGCTAAGAGAGCTGAAGATGAGGATAAACAAAAACCTCAGAATGAAAGGCAGGAAATGGGCTTAATAGAAAGACTAGAATTTATCTTAAATAATGATTTTGAGAAAGTAAGCTACACTGATGCTATTGAAATTCTTAGAAACAGTAAGCCTAACAAAAAGAAAAAATTCAACTACATTATTGAAGGCTGGGGCGCTGATTTGCAATCTGAGCATGAACGTTTCTTAGTTGAGAAACATTTCAAAAAACCAGTCATACTATTTGACTACCCTAAGGATATCAAAGCATTCTATATGCGTCAGAATGATGATGACAAAACTGTAGGTGCAATGGATATTTTGTTTCCTGGCATTGGTGAAATCGTAGGTGGATCTCAAAGAGAGGAAAGACTAGACAAGCTAACTCAAAGAATGAAAGAGATGAATATCCCAGAAGAAGAACTTTGGTGGTATTTAGATACTCGTAAATTCGGTACAGCTCCTCATAGCGGATTCGGACTAGGTTTTGAAAGGCTTATGCTTTTCGTGACAGGAATGGGAAATATTAGAGATGTAATTCCATTTCCAAGAACACCTGATAACGCTGAGTTTTGA